In Leptospira bourretii, a genomic segment contains:
- a CDS encoding family 2A encapsulin nanocompartment cargo protein cysteine desulfurase, producing the protein MNTNDPSFLKLKPDSIGNVSSLPFPDEKTLEKMAKEMFGVLQSFGGSNFPTAGFPSNDLHSQNLPKESLPYLEDLKLTDTGFSYSDFQSFPTIDIPQSGGGNLAGVRRDFPILTETVNGKPLVWLDNAATTQKPTSVIDRLSHFYLHENSNIHRAAHTLAARSTDAYEKARSLVQGFIGAGSVEEIVFVRGTTEGINLLSNIISDKQIQAGDEILITHLEHHANIVPWQMVCAKKGAKLKVAPVDDSGQIILSEYERLLNSKTKIVSITQVSNALGTVVPVEEMTRSAHKVGALVIVDGAQSVSHMPVNVQEIDCDFFVFSGHKLFAPTGIGVVYGKKAILDSLPPWQGGGNMIRDVNFDHTTFQEAPFRFEAGTGNIADAVGLGAAIEYLNRFGMKQISAFEHDLLEYGTKELLKVPGLRLIGTAKEKAGVLSFVVDGFKTEEIGKKLAEEGIAVRAGHHCAQPILRRFGLESTVRPSLAFYNSCEDIDALIRVLYELGSRNRIGI; encoded by the coding sequence ATGAATACCAATGATCCGAGTTTTTTAAAACTAAAGCCGGACTCAATTGGGAATGTATCTTCTCTTCCATTTCCTGATGAAAAAACATTAGAAAAAATGGCGAAGGAAATGTTTGGAGTTTTGCAATCGTTTGGTGGTAGTAACTTTCCCACAGCAGGGTTTCCATCAAATGACTTACATTCGCAAAATTTACCAAAAGAGTCCTTACCTTATTTAGAAGACTTAAAATTAACAGACACAGGTTTTTCCTATTCTGATTTTCAGTCCTTTCCCACGATCGACATACCACAGTCAGGTGGTGGGAATTTGGCGGGAGTTAGAAGAGATTTTCCTATCCTTACAGAAACTGTGAATGGAAAACCTTTGGTATGGCTTGATAATGCAGCGACAACACAAAAACCAACTTCGGTGATAGATAGGTTATCTCATTTTTATCTGCATGAAAATTCGAATATCCATCGTGCAGCTCATACTTTGGCAGCAAGATCTACGGATGCCTATGAAAAAGCAAGGTCACTGGTCCAAGGATTTATTGGTGCAGGGAGTGTAGAGGAAATTGTTTTTGTGAGAGGAACCACGGAAGGAATCAATCTCCTTTCGAATATCATCTCCGACAAACAGATCCAAGCTGGTGATGAAATATTAATCACCCACTTAGAACACCATGCCAATATTGTTCCTTGGCAAATGGTCTGTGCCAAAAAAGGTGCTAAGTTAAAAGTGGCACCCGTAGATGATTCTGGACAAATCATCCTTAGCGAATACGAACGTCTGTTAAACTCTAAAACAAAAATTGTTTCCATCACACAAGTTTCCAATGCTTTGGGAACCGTGGTTCCTGTGGAGGAGATGACAAGGTCGGCTCATAAAGTGGGGGCTCTTGTGATTGTGGATGGTGCACAGTCCGTATCGCATATGCCGGTGAATGTTCAGGAAATTGATTGTGACTTCTTTGTGTTTAGTGGCCACAAACTCTTTGCACCTACTGGAATCGGTGTGGTTTACGGAAAAAAAGCCATCCTCGACAGTTTGCCTCCATGGCAAGGTGGTGGGAATATGATTAGGGATGTCAACTTTGATCATACAACCTTCCAAGAGGCACCGTTTCGATTTGAAGCAGGAACAGGTAACATCGCTGATGCGGTAGGACTTGGAGCAGCGATTGAATATCTGAACCGATTTGGGATGAAACAAATTTCAGCCTTCGAACATGATCTATTGGAATACGGCACCAAAGAATTGTTAAAGGTTCCAGGTTTACGTTTGATCGGAACTGCCAAGGAGAAAGCGGGAGTGTTGTCCTTTGTGGTAGATGGATTCAAAACAGAAGAGATCGGAAAAAAACTCGCCGAAGAAGGAATTGCCGTACGTGCAGGCCACCACTGTGCCCAACCGATCTTAAGAAGGTTTGGATTGGAATCTACAGTCAGGCCATCACTTGCCTTTTACAATTCTTGTGAAGACATTGATGCACTCATCCGAGTGTTGTACGAGTTAGGAAGTCGGAACAGGATTGGTATTTAG
- the ilvC gene encoding ketol-acid reductoisomerase — protein sequence MANIYYDDSCDLNLLKGKTIAVIGYGSQGHAQAQNMKDSGLKVIIGLRDGSKSVKEAKEAGFEVYNVAEAAKKADIIQILAPDTIQADMYKAEIEPNLSEGKALVFSHGFNIHYDLITPPKNVDVYMVAPKGPGHLVRRVYTEGGGVPCLIAIYQDATGQAKARALAHASGVGGGRAGILETSFREETETDLFGEQVVLCGGVANLIMSGFETLTEAGYDPEIAYFECLHEVKLITDLIYEGGLARMRYSISDTAEYGDYISGPRIIDAGVKARMKDVLTDIQKDKGAAFAKRWMADTKAGYPEYKKLKEKNAAHPIEAVGTKLRSMMKWLAK from the coding sequence ATGGCAAATATCTATTACGACGACAGTTGCGATCTAAATCTCCTTAAAGGTAAAACCATTGCAGTGATTGGCTACGGAAGCCAAGGTCACGCCCAAGCTCAAAACATGAAAGATTCTGGTTTGAAAGTCATTATTGGACTTCGCGATGGATCTAAATCAGTCAAAGAAGCCAAAGAAGCTGGTTTTGAAGTGTACAATGTTGCGGAAGCTGCTAAAAAAGCAGACATCATCCAAATCCTTGCTCCTGATACTATCCAAGCTGACATGTATAAGGCGGAGATTGAACCAAACCTTAGTGAAGGAAAGGCTCTTGTATTCTCACACGGATTTAACATCCATTACGATCTCATCACTCCTCCTAAAAACGTAGACGTTTATATGGTGGCTCCTAAAGGCCCAGGACATCTCGTTCGCCGTGTTTACACAGAAGGTGGTGGAGTTCCTTGTTTAATTGCTATTTACCAAGATGCCACTGGCCAAGCAAAAGCTCGTGCCCTTGCTCACGCAAGTGGAGTTGGTGGAGGAAGAGCTGGAATTTTAGAAACATCTTTCCGTGAAGAAACAGAAACTGACCTTTTTGGGGAACAAGTAGTTCTTTGTGGTGGTGTGGCAAACCTCATTATGAGTGGATTTGAAACACTAACAGAAGCAGGTTACGATCCAGAAATCGCTTACTTCGAATGTTTACATGAAGTGAAACTCATCACTGATTTGATTTATGAAGGTGGCCTTGCTCGTATGCGTTATTCCATCTCTGATACGGCAGAGTATGGAGATTATATCAGTGGACCACGTATCATTGATGCTGGTGTGAAAGCTCGTATGAAAGACGTTCTCACTGATATCCAAAAAGATAAAGGTGCAGCGTTCGCTAAACGTTGGATGGCGGATACAAAAGCTGGATACCCTGAATACAAAAAACTCAAAGAAAAAAATGCGGCTCACCCAATCGAAGCAGTAGGAACGAAATTACGTTCGATGATGAAGTGGCTTGCGAAGTAA
- a CDS encoding thiolase family protein, translating into MKVTQKIVLAAPARTPFAQIGKALSQYSGHHLGKLVGEEVMKRSGLKPTDIDGVIVGEGFSNAPNSARVIANLLGLPMEIPCLTVANNCVSGLEAVAEATRRISLGEGKVFLVIGEESQTSMPFVVKNARLNKKTNSLDSLVKLLPNDLPEGVELRDTLEDGLGDGETSFGMQVTAEILAQNYALARETQDKVAYESFKRAFDATQEGRYKPYIMEVKDDEGNMLQADEAVLLREGLVKNPTRMGRAMLLFDNPQMKFDQFKEKYSKYLKKSHGPTLSIFNASPRSDGAAGIIVASEDAAKKLGLTAKAYVNGFNMRGVDPNLMGLGQAEATIALLGETGDKIENIDIIEIHEAFAATAVAALEEIKTRTGLDWEKKFDEKKINPNGGSISIGHPFGATGVRLLHNAIMDFEENKDVKKVLVTACAHGGIAGSMIVERA; encoded by the coding sequence ATGAAAGTAACACAAAAGATAGTACTCGCAGCACCTGCACGAACTCCTTTTGCTCAAATTGGAAAGGCACTCTCGCAGTACTCTGGACACCACCTTGGAAAACTCGTTGGTGAAGAAGTTATGAAACGCAGTGGTTTAAAACCGACTGATATTGACGGTGTGATCGTGGGAGAAGGTTTTTCTAACGCACCTAACTCGGCACGCGTGATTGCAAACTTGCTTGGACTTCCTATGGAAATTCCTTGTCTTACAGTAGCAAACAACTGTGTATCTGGTTTGGAAGCCGTTGCGGAAGCAACTCGCCGCATTTCCCTTGGTGAAGGAAAAGTTTTCCTAGTCATTGGTGAAGAATCACAAACTTCTATGCCATTTGTTGTGAAAAATGCTCGTCTTAACAAAAAAACAAACAGTTTAGATTCACTTGTAAAACTTCTTCCAAACGACCTTCCTGAAGGTGTAGAACTTCGTGATACACTAGAAGACGGTCTTGGTGATGGGGAAACTTCTTTCGGTATGCAAGTAACGGCAGAAATTCTCGCACAAAACTACGCTCTCGCTCGCGAAACACAAGACAAAGTAGCTTACGAATCTTTCAAACGTGCCTTTGATGCCACTCAAGAAGGTCGTTACAAACCATATATTATGGAAGTGAAAGATGATGAAGGGAACATGTTACAAGCTGACGAAGCAGTTCTTCTTCGTGAAGGTCTTGTGAAAAACCCTACTCGTATGGGTCGCGCGATGTTACTCTTTGACAACCCTCAAATGAAATTTGACCAGTTCAAAGAAAAATACAGCAAATACTTAAAGAAATCTCATGGACCAACTCTTTCTATCTTCAATGCAAGCCCACGTTCTGATGGAGCGGCTGGTATCATTGTAGCATCTGAAGATGCGGCTAAAAAATTAGGTCTTACTGCAAAAGCTTATGTGAATGGTTTTAACATGCGTGGTGTAGATCCAAACCTTATGGGTCTTGGCCAAGCAGAAGCAACCATTGCACTTCTTGGGGAAACTGGTGATAAAATCGAAAACATCGACATCATCGAAATCCACGAAGCATTTGCTGCGACTGCAGTTGCGGCTCTTGAAGAAATCAAAACTAGGACTGGTCTTGACTGGGAAAAGAAATTTGATGAGAAAAAAATCAACCCGAACGGTGGATCCATCTCCATTGGACACCCGTTTGGTGCTACTGGTGTGAGACTCCTTCACAACGCTATCATGGACTTTGAAGAAAACAAAGACGTGAAAAAAGTGCTCGTGACTGCATGTGCACATGGTGGGATCGCAGGATCAATGATCGTAGAAAGAGCTTAA
- a CDS encoding HD domain-containing protein, protein MNIQRECKDRFVSLLSNYPSSNRTVSDSLWNEIETRYSEPHRAYHNLNHLYQMLGEFETVKAKLEDSEMVLFAFYYHDLVYDPKSKTNEEESAKIAEKRLLELGIRKERVSVCSNHILATKSHRLGDNSNTDTKYFLDMDLSILGSEENQYLEYTKNIRNEYSIYSDEDYRKGRSQVLDHFSETIRLFQTDYFFDQYEMRSRYNVKSEIHSLQKR, encoded by the coding sequence ATGAACATTCAAAGAGAATGCAAAGACAGGTTTGTTTCTTTACTCTCAAACTACCCATCTTCTAACCGAACTGTTTCCGATTCCCTCTGGAACGAAATCGAAACCAGATATTCGGAACCACACCGCGCCTACCACAACTTAAACCATCTTTACCAAATGTTAGGTGAATTTGAAACAGTTAAAGCCAAACTTGAAGATTCAGAAATGGTTCTCTTTGCCTTCTACTATCATGATTTGGTCTATGACCCAAAATCTAAAACGAACGAAGAGGAAAGCGCAAAGATTGCTGAAAAAAGACTTTTGGAATTAGGAATCAGAAAAGAACGAGTTAGCGTTTGTAGCAATCATATCCTGGCTACCAAATCACATCGATTAGGTGATAATTCAAACACTGACACCAAATATTTTTTAGATATGGATCTTTCTATTTTAGGAAGTGAAGAAAACCAATACTTAGAATACACCAAAAATATCCGGAATGAATATTCCATTTACTCAGACGAAGACTACCGGAAGGGACGCAGCCAAGTTTTAGATCATTTTTCTGAAACCATTCGGCTCTTTCAAACAGATTACTTTTTTGATCAATATGAAATGCGGAGTCGCTATAATGTGAAATCGGAGATCCATAGTTTGCAGAAAAGATGA
- a CDS encoding family 2A encapsulin nanocompartment shell protein, with amino-acid sequence MAEQTQHALGDLAARQLANTVKTNAQYGAITPRFLVRLLDWKPLEAGVLRVNRVKSNTQVDVLCGQKGEQELPETFVNYEERPREYTLSLISTILDVQTRVSDLYSSPHEQINEQLRLAIESVKEKQELELINNEDYGLLKNVPAHQGISTRKGPPTPDDLDDLITKVWKEPSFFLAHPLAIAAFGRECTRRGVPPATVTLFGAQFLTWRGLPLIPTDKLLVNGETNPKSSKGTSSILLLRVGEKKQGVVGLYQSNLPGEQTPGLSVRFMGINRSAIGSYLISLYCSAAILTDDAIAALDNVDVGNYYEYQ; translated from the coding sequence ATGGCAGAACAAACCCAACACGCTTTGGGAGACTTAGCCGCACGCCAACTGGCAAATACGGTAAAAACGAATGCACAGTATGGTGCTATCACTCCACGTTTTTTAGTTAGGTTACTCGACTGGAAACCTTTAGAAGCCGGAGTCCTTCGTGTCAACCGAGTGAAATCCAATACACAAGTAGATGTACTTTGTGGGCAAAAAGGGGAACAAGAACTTCCTGAAACATTTGTTAACTACGAAGAAAGACCACGTGAATACACCCTTAGTTTAATCTCCACAATCCTTGATGTACAAACTAGAGTTTCCGATTTATACAGTTCCCCACACGAACAAATCAATGAACAACTTCGTTTGGCAATCGAAAGTGTAAAAGAAAAACAAGAATTGGAACTTATCAATAATGAAGATTACGGATTATTAAAAAATGTTCCGGCTCACCAAGGAATCAGCACTCGCAAAGGACCACCTACTCCTGATGATTTGGATGATTTAATTACTAAGGTTTGGAAAGAACCATCTTTCTTTTTAGCACACCCACTTGCCATTGCTGCCTTTGGTCGTGAATGCACAAGAAGAGGAGTTCCACCGGCCACCGTCACATTGTTTGGTGCACAGTTTTTAACATGGAGAGGACTTCCACTTATTCCTACAGACAAACTTCTTGTGAATGGAGAAACAAATCCGAAATCATCGAAAGGAACATCTAGTATTTTACTCTTAAGAGTTGGTGAAAAAAAACAAGGGGTTGTGGGTTTATACCAATCCAATTTACCTGGTGAACAAACTCCTGGACTTTCCGTTCGATTTATGGGGATCAACCGATCTGCCATTGGTTCTTATTTGATTTCTCTTTACTGCTCGGCAGCGATACTTACTGACGATGCCATTGCAGCACTCGACAATGTAGATGTGGGAAATTATTATGAATACCAATGA
- a CDS encoding PP2C family protein-serine/threonine phosphatase produces MKTVLYTRIFIWTPIIFIGYFISAQIGFKIAFLNSQVSPVWPPEGVGLASLLLLGPVALPGIYLGATVANFFNNPHLQTAFLIGIGNTLSSYINYRIIKRVTEKSDPIYSTKDLIYFLSIGTFPGSFVSTIMGVTSLWYWDFLSSELYFNVFFTWFSGEMLGFLIVAPLLYVWFHPKAKLKLELRKQIELLLWIILVYISGSIAFSDEWPLLFLPIPFVIVTSIRFRQFGATLSTVVLAFTAVTLTIEGKGVFARRDASGLSINDSLIFLDAFLFCISGIAYFLVTATRERERAQLASLKSLQFLNELKEKANEELEQKVLERTAVIEEQRTEIEKQLDMAKRIQESLFPQKEILPLGVDILFKNIPMMKVGGDLYDIVWKPERQELGVFICDVSGHGIPAALLSALVKTSLEKWKQDPVDLKENLESIRHQIIPNLREHFVTASLLHLHTGTGSLTFARAGHFPLFIIRKSGALVSLKPMGRIITPIFEILAEEERFQLETGDLIVMLTDGLTEAREPESLQMFGEERLLHLIRDIRSLPLFEIQDQVFQSVIQLSGGIAAIQDDLTLGLIRYSGITEETSKV; encoded by the coding sequence ATGAAGACTGTCCTATATACAAGAATTTTTATTTGGACACCCATCATCTTTATTGGGTACTTCATCTCAGCACAGATTGGATTTAAAATTGCCTTCTTAAATAGCCAAGTTTCCCCTGTTTGGCCCCCAGAAGGTGTTGGTCTTGCTTCCCTTCTCCTTCTTGGCCCTGTTGCATTGCCTGGAATTTATTTAGGTGCCACTGTTGCCAATTTTTTTAACAATCCGCATCTGCAAACAGCATTCCTGATTGGGATCGGAAATACACTCAGTAGTTATATCAATTATCGAATCATCAAACGAGTCACAGAAAAAAGTGATCCGATTTACTCCACCAAGGATTTAATTTATTTCTTAAGCATCGGAACCTTTCCTGGATCTTTTGTGAGCACCATTATGGGTGTTACGAGTTTATGGTATTGGGATTTTTTATCGAGTGAACTTTATTTCAATGTATTCTTCACTTGGTTTTCGGGAGAAATGCTTGGTTTTCTCATCGTTGCACCATTGCTTTATGTTTGGTTTCATCCCAAAGCAAAATTAAAATTAGAACTTCGCAAACAAATCGAACTTTTACTTTGGATCATTTTAGTTTACATTTCTGGGTCTATAGCTTTTAGCGATGAATGGCCTTTACTCTTTTTACCCATTCCCTTTGTCATTGTCACAAGCATTCGGTTTCGCCAATTTGGAGCCACACTCTCCACAGTTGTCCTCGCCTTTACAGCCGTTACACTTACCATTGAAGGAAAAGGTGTTTTTGCAAGAAGAGACGCGAGTGGGCTCTCCATCAACGATTCCCTAATTTTTTTGGATGCGTTTTTATTTTGTATCAGCGGGATTGCTTACTTCCTTGTCACAGCCACAAGGGAAAGAGAAAGGGCACAACTTGCTTCCTTAAAGTCCTTACAGTTTTTAAATGAACTAAAAGAAAAGGCCAATGAAGAATTAGAACAAAAGGTTTTAGAAAGAACCGCTGTGATTGAAGAACAAAGGACAGAAATTGAAAAACAATTGGATATGGCCAAACGCATCCAAGAATCCCTTTTTCCTCAAAAAGAAATTTTGCCACTAGGTGTAGATATCCTTTTTAAAAATATCCCCATGATGAAAGTGGGTGGAGATTTGTATGATATTGTTTGGAAACCCGAAAGACAAGAGTTAGGTGTTTTTATCTGTGATGTTTCTGGACATGGAATCCCCGCTGCCTTATTAAGTGCCCTTGTCAAAACATCACTGGAAAAATGGAAACAAGACCCTGTGGATCTAAAAGAAAATTTAGAATCGATTCGCCACCAAATCATCCCCAACCTTCGGGAACATTTTGTCACTGCAAGTTTACTCCACCTTCATACAGGTACGGGTTCTCTCACATTTGCCCGGGCAGGACATTTTCCACTTTTTATCATTCGTAAATCGGGTGCTCTTGTAAGTTTAAAACCAATGGGAAGGATCATTACCCCCATTTTTGAAATCCTTGCGGAAGAAGAGAGATTCCAATTGGAAACGGGGGATTTGATTGTAATGCTCACCGACGGACTCACCGAAGCAAGGGAACCTGAATCATTACAAATGTTTGGTGAGGAGAGACTCCTTCACTTAATTCGCGATATACGAAGTCTTCCTCTCTTTGAAATCCAAGACCAAGTTTTCCAATCGGTCATCCAACTTTCTGGAGGAATTGCTGCCATCCAAGATGATTTGACTCTCGGGCTCATACGTTATTCGGGGATTACCGAAGAGACTTCCAAAGTTTAA
- a CDS encoding ABC-F family ATP-binding cassette domain-containing protein encodes MDIVLVSVSKLSKTIGEKKLFSNLDFSISEGEKLAIVGINGSGKSTLLRALLGKEETDSGQIIKNNNLKISILDQNPIFDPKETILDHIYKGDNKLVKTIRKYEDICERMSEGEEGLDDEFTNASQEMDRLSAWDYEQQIKSILKELGVEKLERKMSELSGGMLKKVELAKSLIDESNLLILDEPTNHLDVKSILWLEEYLAGLDKAIILITHDRYFLDRIVTKILELDRGSHFLYEGNYSIYLERKVEREETLQKQEDKIKQFLKQEVKWLKRQPKARSTKQKARIDRASDLQNREKREIQKDLELSVAAKRQGKTILEIHNLKKGIADKLLINDFTYTFKAKERLGIIGPNGIGKSTLLNLMSGRITPDSGYIKPGINTKVGYFDQTSSELPLERNVLDYIKDVAGEMIETESGEKISAAKMLERFLFDGKLQYTPIAKLSGGERRRLFLVQILMTGPNFLILDEPTNDLDIQTLSVLESFLDEFPGTVVIVSHDRYFLDRTAESLLVFRKEGKLDHFIGTFSSFLENDSLELEAEPSSQKPKEVLPTPLGSEKPSKSKQDQKKLSKLETEIAKLESSKLELETKLSTFANDHTELQKISEEIQKIETEILYKMEEWEMLQSE; translated from the coding sequence ATGGACATTGTGCTAGTCTCCGTATCCAAACTTTCCAAAACCATCGGCGAAAAAAAACTTTTTTCAAATCTCGACTTCTCCATTAGTGAAGGAGAAAAACTCGCCATTGTCGGGATTAATGGATCGGGTAAGTCCACTCTCCTTCGTGCTCTTCTTGGAAAAGAAGAAACAGATTCCGGACAAATCATCAAAAACAATAACCTTAAAATTTCGATCCTCGATCAAAATCCTATCTTTGATCCAAAGGAAACCATCCTTGATCATATTTATAAAGGTGATAACAAATTAGTCAAAACCATCCGCAAATATGAAGATATCTGCGAACGAATGAGTGAAGGTGAAGAAGGACTCGATGATGAGTTTACCAATGCCTCACAAGAAATGGACAGACTTTCTGCTTGGGATTACGAACAACAAATCAAATCCATATTAAAAGAGTTAGGTGTCGAAAAACTAGAAAGAAAAATGTCTGAGTTGTCTGGTGGGATGTTAAAAAAAGTAGAACTTGCCAAATCCCTCATTGATGAAAGTAATTTACTGATCTTAGATGAACCAACAAACCATTTGGATGTAAAATCTATTTTATGGTTAGAAGAATATCTGGCGGGGCTCGACAAGGCAATTATACTCATCACACACGACCGGTATTTTTTGGATCGAATTGTTACCAAAATTTTGGAACTGGACCGCGGTAGTCATTTTTTATATGAAGGGAACTATTCTATTTATTTAGAACGCAAAGTAGAAAGAGAAGAAACCCTTCAAAAACAAGAAGATAAAATCAAACAATTTCTCAAACAAGAAGTGAAGTGGTTGAAACGCCAACCCAAAGCACGTTCCACCAAACAAAAAGCAAGGATTGATCGTGCAAGCGACCTCCAAAACAGAGAAAAACGAGAAATACAAAAAGATCTAGAACTGAGTGTGGCCGCCAAACGCCAAGGGAAAACCATTTTAGAAATTCATAATCTAAAAAAGGGGATTGCTGACAAATTACTCATCAACGATTTCACTTATACTTTTAAAGCGAAAGAACGACTCGGAATCATTGGGCCAAACGGAATTGGCAAATCTACACTTCTCAACCTTATGTCTGGCCGCATTACACCCGATAGTGGGTACATCAAACCAGGGATTAATACCAAGGTGGGATACTTTGACCAAACTAGTTCCGAACTTCCACTGGAACGAAATGTGCTCGATTATATCAAAGATGTTGCTGGTGAAATGATCGAAACCGAATCTGGTGAAAAAATTTCAGCAGCAAAGATGTTAGAAAGATTTCTTTTTGATGGGAAATTACAATACACACCCATCGCCAAACTTTCGGGAGGCGAAAGAAGAAGGCTATTTCTGGTTCAGATCCTTATGACGGGTCCAAACTTTCTCATCTTAGATGAACCAACCAATGATTTGGACATCCAAACACTTTCTGTTTTAGAATCATTTTTAGATGAATTTCCGGGAACCGTTGTGATTGTTTCCCATGATCGTTATTTTTTAGACCGCACAGCAGAAAGTCTACTTGTCTTTCGAAAAGAAGGTAAGTTGGATCATTTCATTGGAACATTTTCTTCCTTTTTAGAAAATGATTCTTTAGAATTAGAAGCTGAACCTAGTTCCCAAAAACCAAAAGAAGTTTTGCCAACTCCACTTGGATCGGAGAAACCCTCAAAATCCAAACAAGACCAGAAGAAACTTTCTAAATTAGAAACAGAGATTGCCAAACTCGAGTCATCAAAACTAGAATTAGAAACGAAATTGAGTACATTCGCAAATGATCATACGGAACTTCAAAAAATATCTGAAGAAATCCAAAAGATAGAAACGGAAATTCTTTACAAAATGGAGGAATGGGAAATGCTTCAATCCGAATGA
- the epsC gene encoding serine O-acetyltransferase EpsC, with the protein MLSNGQDEFYSSILGRQSIPETVVGGKQVASRFLEELFSILFSGYHSERNFTSKDQIVDQLELFRIRWKNLLEPYSAYADREFGRIIPLDDILHNFIAKLPGLYQWMWEDAEAAFLGDPAAESIHEVILAYSGFYAGAVHRVANYFFKSDLPIFPKLLSRVAHEATGIDIHPGAEIGRAFFMDHGTGIVIGETTRIADNVKIYQGVTLGALSVNKSLAKQKRHPTIEEGVVIYAGATILGGETIIGKQSIIGGNAWITQSIPPYSVVYQKSEVRVRSANEIQGLDFTI; encoded by the coding sequence ATGTTATCGAATGGACAAGATGAATTTTATAGTTCGATCCTCGGTCGGCAATCCATCCCCGAAACTGTGGTTGGTGGCAAACAAGTGGCCAGTCGGTTTTTGGAAGAATTGTTTTCGATTCTTTTTTCTGGATACCATTCCGAACGTAACTTTACTTCTAAAGACCAAATCGTAGACCAGTTGGAACTCTTTCGTATCCGTTGGAAAAACTTATTAGAACCTTACTCTGCTTATGCGGATAGGGAGTTTGGAAGGATCATTCCTTTGGATGATATTTTGCATAACTTCATTGCCAAACTTCCTGGTTTGTACCAATGGATGTGGGAGGATGCGGAAGCTGCATTTTTAGGAGATCCTGCTGCCGAAAGTATCCATGAAGTGATTCTCGCCTATTCAGGGTTTTATGCCGGTGCTGTGCACAGGGTGGCAAATTATTTTTTTAAGTCTGATTTGCCTATCTTTCCAAAACTTTTATCTCGTGTGGCACATGAAGCAACAGGGATTGACATCCATCCTGGTGCCGAAATTGGTAGGGCATTTTTTATGGATCATGGAACAGGAATCGTGATCGGAGAAACCACACGTATTGCAGACAATGTAAAAATTTACCAAGGTGTGACTCTTGGAGCACTTTCAGTAAACAAGTCTTTGGCGAAACAAAAACGCCATCCGACGATCGAAGAGGGAGTTGTGATTTATGCAGGGGCCACCATCCTTGGTGGGGAAACTATTATCGGCAAACAGTCGATCATCGGAGGGAATGCTTGGATCACTCAAAGTATCCCTCCTTATTCCGTTGTGTATCAAAAATCAGAAGTGAGAGTCCGAAGTGCAAATGAAATCCAAGGTTTGGATTTTACCATTTGA
- a CDS encoding DUF2283 domain-containing protein has protein sequence MKITHYQETDSIYIDLAEKTSFETKEITKDINIDLDEQGNLVGIDIHGNASKFVDLSGIALEKC, from the coding sequence ATGAAGATCACACATTATCAAGAAACAGATTCAATCTATATCGACTTAGCAGAAAAAACTTCATTTGAAACAAAGGAAATCACAAAAGATATCAATATTGATTTGGACGAACAAGGAAATCTGGTGGGAATCGACATTCATGGAAATGCTTCTAAATTTGTAGATCTATCAGGAATAGCACTAGAGAAATGCTAA